The Streptomyces sp. NBC_01463 DNA window TCTCCCCGCAGGAGGCCGGCCGCCGCGCCCTGGTCGAGCAGACGGACCACGCGGAATGGGTCGACCAGCAGCGCGAGCGAGGCCGGGTCCAGGGCGACAGCTGGGAACCCGTCCCGGTCCCGCTGCCGACGTACGTCACCGCCCCGGTCGCCCCGCGCGCCACGGGCGGCATCGAGGTCGGCAACCCGGAGACCTGGAGCGCGGCCCGCTCCAGCACCGCCGAGCCCACCCAGCCGGCCGCCCCGCAGACGGCGGCCGCCCCGGTGGACCCGGCGCCACGCCAGCGCTCGGCCCAGTCCCGCCGCTCCCGCGACCGGGGCCGGACCCCGCTCTTCGACCAGTACGAGGACGGCGACCGCCCGCGCGCCGCCAACGAGTGAGACACCCGCCCCGCACGCTGCGACACCGACTCGGCTGACCAGCGCGGAACGGATTTCCGACCACCCCGTTGAGGGTGCTAAAGTTTCACTCGTTGCAAGGGCCTGTGGCGCAGTCTGGTAGCGCACCTCGTTCGCATCGAGGGGGTCTGGGGTTCAAATCCCCACAGGTCCACCGCAGCTCAGAGCCCCTACCGGGGAAATCCGGTAGGGGCTCTTTGGCGTCTCCCGGCGGAAGGGCGTCACCGGGCGGATCCGGCCGGACGGGTCGTCACATCCGCCCCTTGGGTCACCCTTGTTCTTGAGAGCCGCCGTTCCGGAGCACCGCCGGGTCTACGGCACGTCGGGGTCGCGCGCGATCCAGCCCGGGGAGTCGAGGCGGATCGCCCGGTCGCCGACCAGGGACCGGAGCGCCTCCTCCAGTACGGCGAGGGACTCCGCGCCCACCTGCTCCTCCCATCGCTCACGCAGCTCGTCGAAGACGGCCTCGCCCTGGCCGAGCAGGGCGAGGCCGTGCTCGGTGACGTGGAGGTGCGTCCGGCGGCGGTCGGCCGGGTCGGGGCGGCGTGCCACGTAGCCGCGTTCCTCCAGTACGGCGATCGTCTTCGCGGCCGCCTGCCGTGTCACCGACATCCTGCGGGCGAGCTCGGAGACGCTGTCCGCGCCGGACAGGATGGAGTGGAGGGCGAAATCGTGCACCGTCCGTACGTCCTCGTACCCGCGTTCGGCGAGCTCGGTGGTGGCTCGGTCCGCCAGGGTGCGGAAGCCGGCGAGCAGGAGCAGGGCGAGATCGGCGCCTGATCTGGACATGCGGCCAGCATACGGTCACCTTTGACATGGGCAACCTGGTTGCCTATCGTGGTGAGCAACCAGGTTGCCTATGTGGGAGCTGCTCGTGACCATCACCACGCCCTCCGGTGCGACCCTTCCCGGCGTCACCCATCACCTCGCCGACGTCAACGGCACGCGACTGCACTACGTCTCCGCCGGCACCGGCGGCTCCCCGATCCTGCTGGTGCACGGCTGGCCGGAGACGTGGTGGGCGTTCCGGAAGCTGATTCCGCTCCTGGCGCGGACCCACCGGGTGTTCGCCCTCGACCTCCGCGGGTTCGGCGATTCGAGCAACGCCGACACCGAGTACGGCGAGGCCGTGTCCGCCGAGGACCTGCACCATCTCGTCGGGCACATCGGCGAGGGCCCCGTTCATCTCCTGTGCCAGGACATCAGCGGCGGCACGGGATTCCGTTTCGCGGCGACGCACCCCGAGGACGTCATCAGCTTCACCGGAGTCGAGACGGCCCTGGCCGGGTTCGGTTTCGAGGCCCTCGCCGATGTGAACAACCACGGTTCCTGGCACGTCGGGTTCCTCGGCGCCTCGGGGATACCCGGCATGCTCCTTCCGGGCCATGAGCGCGAGCTCCTGACCGACTGGGCCTTCCCGTTGATGAGCGGGACGGAGGGGGTCATCGAGGAAGCGGATGTCGACGAGTTCGTCCGGACCTATGCGCGCCCGAACGCCTGGCGCGGCACGGAGGGGCTCTACCGCGGCGTCTTCTCCGACGACGGCGCGACCAGGGCTCTCGCCGCGTCGCACCCGATCTCCGTGCCCGTCCTCACCGTCGAGGCCGCCGGTCACCGGGGGATCACCGAGGCGACCTTCCGCCAGGTGTCCGCCGGCGAGGTCACCGCGGTGCATCTCGCGCGGGTCGGCCACCTCATCGCACAGGAGGCGCCCGAGGAACTCGCGGCCGTCCTTCTCCGGTTCACCGGGAAGGTCGACGAGAAGGGGGCCTGAACGGGGGCGGGGGAGCGGCCGACTGTGTACGTATCGCCTGGGCCCGCGTACGTACCCTCTAGGCTGAAACCCCGTACCCGCCCGTGCAGTTCTCCGCATCGAGGAGCGACCAGTGACGGCAGGAATACCCGAGTCCCAGCCCCCGATCGACACCAGCAGGCCCCACCCCGCCCGCGTCTACGACTGGTTCCTGGGCGGCAAGGAGAACTACCCGGCCGACCAGGAGTTCGGGCGGACGCTGCCGAAGGAGACGCGTGGGAACGCCGCGCGCAACCGGGCGTTCATGCACCGGGCCTCCGCCTGGCTGGCGCGGGACGGTGTCGACCAGTTCCTCGACATCGGGACCGGCATCCCCACCGAGCCCAACCTCCACCAGATCGTCCAGGCGGTCACGCCGACGGCCCGGGTCGTCTACGCGGACAACGACCCGATCGTCCTGCGGCACGCGGAGACGCTCCTCGTCAGTACGCCGGAGGGGGCCACGCACTACCTCCACGCCGATGTGCGGCAGCCGGAGGCGATCCTCGAACGGGCCAGGAACCTGCTGGACTTCGACCGGCCCATCGCCCTGTCCCTGATCGCGCTGATGCACTTCCTGCCGGACGACCAGGACCCGTACGGCATCACCCGCACCCTGGTCGACGCCTTGCCTCCGGGCAGTTATCTGGTCCTCTCGCACGGCACCGCAGACCAGCATCCGGAGCTGCGGAAGGAGACCGAGGCGGCGTACCGGAAGGGTGCCATCGCGCTGCGGATGCGTACCCACGCCGAGGTGGCGCAGTTCTTCGCGGGGCTCGACCTCGTCGAGCCGGGGCTCGTCCCCGCGACCGAGTGGTACCGCGAGGAGCCCGCGCCCGTCGTCGTGCGCAGCGGGTTCTACGTGGGCGTCGGGCGGGTCCGGTGAGCGGCCGGTTCACGGCGGCGGACGGCACCGTGCTCGCCCATGACGACCTGGGGCCGGCCGACGGTCCGCTGCCGCCCGTCGTCCTCGTCCACGGGCATCCGTTCAACCGCACCATGTGGCAGCGGCAGGCCGCCGTGCTGGTGGCCGCCGGGCGCCGGGTGATCGTGCCCGACCTGCGCGGGTACGGGGAGAGCGGCGTTGTCCCCGGCCGCACCCTGCTCGCGGACTTCGCCGGCGACATCGCCGCGCTGCTGGACCACCTGGGCGTCGCACGGGCCGTCGTCGGCGGGGTGTCGATGGGCGGGCAGATCGCGATGGAGTTCCACCGCTCGTACCCGGGGCGGGTCGCGGCGCTGGTGCTGTCCGACACCTCTCCGGCCGCCGAGACCGAGGACGGCAAGGCGTTCCGCAACCGGCTGGCCGACCGGCTGCTCGCCGAGGGGATGGACGGGTACGCGGACGAGGTGATCGACAAGATGCTCGCCCCGTACAACGTCACCGCGCTGCCGGACGTCGCCGCGCAGGTGCTGGGGATGATGCGCGGGACCGATCCCGAGGGCGCGGCGGCCGCGCTGCGGGGCCGGGCGGAGCGGCCCGACTACCGCGACTCGCTCGCCGGGGCGCGGGTGCCGGTCCTCGTCGTCGTCGGCGCGGACGACTTCTACACGCCGGTCGCGGATGCCCGGGGCCTGCACGAACTGATCCCGGGGGCGGAACTGGTGGTGATCGAGGGGGCCGGGCACCTGCCCGGCCTGGAGCGGCCCGAGGCGTTCGACGAGGCGCTGGTGCGGTTCCTGGCGCGCGGACCAGGGCATGGCTGGAAGGTGGCGCCCTAGCCCCGGAGCGGCTTGGCGAAGCAGCGGCTGCTCTCGTACGTCCGGTAGTGGCCGAACTTCTCGCAGGGCGTGTAGCCGCTGGAGAGGTACAGCGCGATCGCCTCGGGCTGCCGGTCGCCGGTCTCCAGCACCATGCGGACCCGGCCCGCCGCGCGGGCGTCGTCCTCCAGGGCGGCCAGGATGCGGCGGGCCAGGCCGTGGCCGCGCCCCTCGGGTATCACGAACATCCGCTTGAGCTCGGCGTCACCGTCCGAGTAGCCCTCGTCGTTGCGCTCCTGCGAGCGCCAGCCACCGGTGGCCACCGGGCGGTCCGACGTGTCGTACGCGAGCAGGTACAGACCGTGCGGCGGGTCGAACATCGTGGCGTCCAGCGGTGTGATGTCGCCCTCGTCCCCGTACCGCTCGGCGTATTCGAGCTGCACCTGGTCGTTGAGTTTGACGGCGTCGGGGTGGTCGTAAGGACGCGGCTGGATAATCATGCGAATGATGGTACATGTATGCGAGCGGGTGGTGTCGGTATCGTGCCGGGATGCTCACTGTGACCTCCGTGAATGTAAACGGTCTCCGCGCCGCCGCGAAAAAGGGCTTCGTCGAATGGCTCGCGCAGACCGACGCCGATGTGATCTGCCTCCAGGAGGTACGGGCCGAGCCGGAGCAGCTGCCCGAGGGGGTGCGTGAGCCCGAGGGCTGGCACACCGTCCACGCGCCGGCCGCAGCCAAGGGCCGGGCCGGGGTCTCGCTCTACTCCCGCCGGGCACCCGAGCGCGTGCAGATCGGCTTCGGCGCCTTCGGGGGCGAGGGCGGCGGGGGTGCCGAGGAGTTCGACGCGAGCGGGCGGTACGTCGAGATCGACCTGCCCGGTGTCACCGTCGCGAGCCTGTACCTGCCCTCCGGCGAGGTCGGTACCGAGAAGCAGGACGAGAAGGAGCGCTTCATGGCGGCCTTCCTGCCCTACCTCACCGGCCTGAAGGTGCGGGCCGCCGCCGAGGGCCGCGAGGTGGTGGTGTGCGGGGACTGGAACATCGCCCACCAGGAGGCCGACCTCAAGAACTGGAAGGGCAACAAGAAGAACTCCGGGTTCCTCCCCGAGGAGCGGCAGTGGCTGACCCGGGTCTTCGGTGAGGCCGCGTACGTCGACGTCGTGCGCGCCCTGCACCCGGATGTGGAGGGGCCGTACTCGTGGTGGTCCTACCGGGGCCGCGCCTTCGACAACGACACGGGCTGGCGTATCGACTACCAGGTGGCGACCCCCGGGCTGGCCGCGCGCGCGGTGAAGGCGTGGGTGGAGCGGGCCGCCACGCACGGGGAGCGGTGGAGCGACCACGCGCCGGTGACGGTGGTGTACGAGCAGTAGGAGGGCCTACTCCGAGGCCTTCGGCGGCTGCGCCGCCTCCGCGTCGCGCCGCAGCCGCCGGTCCAGCGCCATGGAGAGTTCCGCGTCCACCACCGCGCGGGCCAGCGGCCGCAGTTGGGGTGGTTCGGCCTCCGTGCTGTGGGCGCGCAGGGTGGCGACGAAGAGGTCGGCCAGGGCGTCCGCGTGCTCGCGGACCCGGCGGCCGGAGGCGAGCACCTCGGCGAGCGGGACGCCCTCCCGCACCAGTTCGGCCGACACCTCCAGCAGGCGGCGGCTGATGTGCACGATCTCGTCGCCGTCCGTGCCGAGGTAGCCGAGCTCCATGGCGGTCGCCAGGTTCTCCGGGGTGGACTCGCCCTCGAAGTAGTCCGCGAGCTGCTCGGGCGTGAGCCGGACCGGGGTCTCCTCGGTCGGTTCGCCCAGGCCCAGCACCTCGGCGACATCGCGGCCGCTCTCGAAGGTGCGGGCCAGGTCGGCGATGCCGGTGAGGGTGTGGCCGCGCTCCAGCAGACCGGAGATGGTGCGCAGGCGGGCCAGGTGGTGGTCGTCGTACCAGGCGATGCGGCCCTCGCGGCGGGGCGGCGAGATCAGGCCGCGCTCCCGGTAGAAGCGCAGGGTACGGACCGGGATGCCGGCCTCCTTCGCCAGCTCCTCCATCCGGTATTCGCGGTGCTCGCGTCCTTCTGCCACCCCCGCACCCTATCGGCCCGGGCCGTGCGGGAGGCCGAAGTTGTACCGCCGGTAACTTTCCCCCGCCGGACCCCTACCCATCGGTACGCGGCTGCTCTACTCTCCCAACAATGCCAGTGATTGCTGGCAGAGTCGTGTGACGTACCCGCGGGAGGCGGCAGCATGGCCCAGCACGAGCACGTACGAGTGGCGGTGATCGGATCAGGATTCGGGGGTCTCGGGGCCGCTGTCCGGCTGCGCCGCGAAGGCATCACCGATTTCCTGATCCTGGAACGGGCCGCGTCGGTCGGTGGCACCTGGCGCGACAACAGCTACCCGGGCTGCGCATGCGACGTACCGTCCCACCTCTACTCGTTCTCGTTCGCACCCAACCCCGAGTGGCCGCGCACCTTCTCCGGGCAGGAGCACATCCGCGCCTACCTGGAGCACGTCGCGGACACCTTCGGGCTGCGCCCGCACCTCAGGCTGAACCACGAGGTGACGATGATGCGCTGGGACAACGAGGCGCTGAACTGGGTCATCGAGAGTGCGAACGGCACGACGGTCGTCGCCGATGTCGTCGTCTCCGCGACCGGCCCGCTCTCCGACCCCAAGACGCCCGACATCCCGGGGCTCGCCGACTTCCCCGGCAAGGTCTTCCACTCCGCCCGCTGGGACCACGACGCCGACCTGACCGGCAAGCGCGTCGCGATGATCGGCACCGGGGCCTCCGCGATCCAGATCGTGCCCGCGATCCAGCCCAAGGCCGGGAAGCTGACGCTCTTCCAGCGCACCCCGCCGTGGGTCATGCCGCGGATGGACCGCGCCATCAGCGGCGCCGAGCGCTGGCTGCACCGCGCGGTCCCGGTCACCGGCACCGCGCGCCGCGGACTGCTGTGGGGCATACGGGAGTTGCAGGTCAGCGCCTTCACCAAGCACCCGGACCAGCTGGGCCTGATCGAGCGGATAGCCAAGTCCAACATGGCCCGGTCGATCAAGGACCCGGCACTGCGGGCCAAGCTGACCCCCTCGTACCGCATCGGCTGCAAGCGCATCCTGCTCTCCAGCGCCTACTACCCGGCGCTCGCCCGGCCCAACGTCGACGTGGTCGCCTCCGGGCTCGCCGAGGTGCGCGGCTCGACGCTCGTGGCGTCCGACGGTACGGAGACGGAGGCCGACGCGATCATCTTCGGCACCGGCTTCCACGTCACCGACATGCCGATCGCCGAACGGGTGGTGGGCGCCGACGGCATCACGCTCGCCGAGTCCTGGAAGGGCGGCATGCAGGCCCTGCGCGGTGCGAGCGCGGCCGGCTTCCCCAACTGGATGACGATCATCGGCCCCAACACCGGCCTCGGGAACTCGTCCATGATCCTGATGATCGAGTCCCAGCTGAACTACATGGCCGACTACCTGCGCCAGCTGGACGTGCTGGGCGGCCGGGTCGCACTCGACGCACGCCCCTCGGCCGTCGGGGCCTGGAACCACCGCGTCCAGGAGCGGATGAAGCGCACCGTCTGGAACACCGGCGGCTGCACCAGCTGGTACCTGGACGCGAGCGGACGCAACACCACGGTCTGGCCCGGCACCACCGCCGAGTTCCGCAAGGCGACGCGGAACGTCGACCTCGCGGAGTACGAGGTCGTACGCGTCACGGCGGCGAAGGACACGAAGAATTCCGCCGCCGTCGCCGAGGAGGTGGCGGGATGAGCCGGCCGCTGCCCGTACGGGAACTCATGGCCGTCTCCGCCGACGGCTCCCGCATCCACGTCGAGGTGCACGGCCAGGACGGCGCCCCGGCCGTGGTCCTCTCCCACGGCTGGACCTGCAACACCCGCTTCTGGGACGCGCAGATCA harbors:
- a CDS encoding NAD(P)/FAD-dependent oxidoreductase, translating into MAQHEHVRVAVIGSGFGGLGAAVRLRREGITDFLILERAASVGGTWRDNSYPGCACDVPSHLYSFSFAPNPEWPRTFSGQEHIRAYLEHVADTFGLRPHLRLNHEVTMMRWDNEALNWVIESANGTTVVADVVVSATGPLSDPKTPDIPGLADFPGKVFHSARWDHDADLTGKRVAMIGTGASAIQIVPAIQPKAGKLTLFQRTPPWVMPRMDRAISGAERWLHRAVPVTGTARRGLLWGIRELQVSAFTKHPDQLGLIERIAKSNMARSIKDPALRAKLTPSYRIGCKRILLSSAYYPALARPNVDVVASGLAEVRGSTLVASDGTETEADAIIFGTGFHVTDMPIAERVVGADGITLAESWKGGMQALRGASAAGFPNWMTIIGPNTGLGNSSMILMIESQLNYMADYLRQLDVLGGRVALDARPSAVGAWNHRVQERMKRTVWNTGGCTSWYLDASGRNTTVWPGTTAEFRKATRNVDLAEYEVVRVTAAKDTKNSAAVAEEVAG
- a CDS encoding MerR family transcriptional regulator gives rise to the protein MEELAKEAGIPVRTLRFYRERGLISPPRREGRIAWYDDHHLARLRTISGLLERGHTLTGIADLARTFESGRDVAEVLGLGEPTEETPVRLTPEQLADYFEGESTPENLATAMELGYLGTDGDEIVHISRRLLEVSAELVREGVPLAEVLASGRRVREHADALADLFVATLRAHSTEAEPPQLRPLARAVVDAELSMALDRRLRRDAEAAQPPKASE
- a CDS encoding GNAT family N-acetyltransferase; translation: MIIQPRPYDHPDAVKLNDQVQLEYAERYGDEGDITPLDATMFDPPHGLYLLAYDTSDRPVATGGWRSQERNDEGYSDGDAELKRMFVIPEGRGHGLARRILAALEDDARAAGRVRMVLETGDRQPEAIALYLSSGYTPCEKFGHYRTYESSRCFAKPLRG
- a CDS encoding alpha/beta hydrolase → MTITTPSGATLPGVTHHLADVNGTRLHYVSAGTGGSPILLVHGWPETWWAFRKLIPLLARTHRVFALDLRGFGDSSNADTEYGEAVSAEDLHHLVGHIGEGPVHLLCQDISGGTGFRFAATHPEDVISFTGVETALAGFGFEALADVNNHGSWHVGFLGASGIPGMLLPGHERELLTDWAFPLMSGTEGVIEEADVDEFVRTYARPNAWRGTEGLYRGVFSDDGATRALAASHPISVPVLTVEAAGHRGITEATFRQVSAGEVTAVHLARVGHLIAQEAPEELAAVLLRFTGKVDEKGA
- a CDS encoding SAM-dependent methyltransferase; translation: MTAGIPESQPPIDTSRPHPARVYDWFLGGKENYPADQEFGRTLPKETRGNAARNRAFMHRASAWLARDGVDQFLDIGTGIPTEPNLHQIVQAVTPTARVVYADNDPIVLRHAETLLVSTPEGATHYLHADVRQPEAILERARNLLDFDRPIALSLIALMHFLPDDQDPYGITRTLVDALPPGSYLVLSHGTADQHPELRKETEAAYRKGAIALRMRTHAEVAQFFAGLDLVEPGLVPATEWYREEPAPVVVRSGFYVGVGRVR
- a CDS encoding MarR family winged helix-turn-helix transcriptional regulator, with the protein product MSRSGADLALLLLAGFRTLADRATTELAERGYEDVRTVHDFALHSILSGADSVSELARRMSVTRQAAAKTIAVLEERGYVARRPDPADRRRTHLHVTEHGLALLGQGEAVFDELRERWEEQVGAESLAVLEEALRSLVGDRAIRLDSPGWIARDPDVP
- a CDS encoding alpha/beta hydrolase; this encodes MSGRFTAADGTVLAHDDLGPADGPLPPVVLVHGHPFNRTMWQRQAAVLVAAGRRVIVPDLRGYGESGVVPGRTLLADFAGDIAALLDHLGVARAVVGGVSMGGQIAMEFHRSYPGRVAALVLSDTSPAAETEDGKAFRNRLADRLLAEGMDGYADEVIDKMLAPYNVTALPDVAAQVLGMMRGTDPEGAAAALRGRAERPDYRDSLAGARVPVLVVVGADDFYTPVADARGLHELIPGAELVVIEGAGHLPGLERPEAFDEALVRFLARGPGHGWKVAP
- a CDS encoding exodeoxyribonuclease III, whose amino-acid sequence is MLTVTSVNVNGLRAAAKKGFVEWLAQTDADVICLQEVRAEPEQLPEGVREPEGWHTVHAPAAAKGRAGVSLYSRRAPERVQIGFGAFGGEGGGGAEEFDASGRYVEIDLPGVTVASLYLPSGEVGTEKQDEKERFMAAFLPYLTGLKVRAAAEGREVVVCGDWNIAHQEADLKNWKGNKKNSGFLPEERQWLTRVFGEAAYVDVVRALHPDVEGPYSWWSYRGRAFDNDTGWRIDYQVATPGLAARAVKAWVERAATHGERWSDHAPVTVVYEQ